Proteins from one Triticum aestivum cultivar Chinese Spring chromosome 7A, IWGSC CS RefSeq v2.1, whole genome shotgun sequence genomic window:
- the LOC123150475 gene encoding ATP-dependent Clp protease proteolytic subunit-related protein 2, chloroplastic — protein sequence MPGDVKDVFDQEAHESCRTSTLFLPPLSVPPLFTPEPLRSPAPMALCRTAPANSSCFHPRAVASSPSSLSVGTKVFVGLKAQTRLGSSESSCPNVNARFYTAVNRRVSLGLSNKRATRARISMMPVGTPRVPYRTPGEGTWQWLDIWNALYRERIIFIGDTIDEEFSNQVLASMLYLDSVDDTKKILLYINGPGGDLTPCMALYDTMLSLKSPIGTHCLGFAFNLAGFILAAGQKGSRTGMPLCRVSLQSPAGAARGQADDIENESNELNRIKNYLYGKLAEHTGHSVEKVHEDLSRSKRFDAEGALEYGIIDRIVRPSRIKKEGGSTTGQKKELRNLGLG from the exons ATGCCAGGAGATGTAAAAGATGTGTTCGATCAGGAGGCGCACGAATCTTGTCGCACATCCACCCTCTTCCTCCCTCCGTTATCCGTTCCGCCACTGTTCACTCCCGAGCCACTCCGCAGCCCTGCTCCAATGGCGCTGTGCCGGACGGCGCCCGCCAACTCCTCCTGCTTCCACCCCCGCGCCGTCGCCAGCTCGCCGTCCTCTCTCAG CGTGGGCACCAAGGTCTTCGTCGGGTTGAAGGCCCAGACCAGGCTCG GCTCGTCCGAGTCGTCGTGCCCGAATGTCAACGCCCGGTTCTACACCGCCGTCAACCGGAGGGTCTCCCTGGG GTTGTCAAACAAGAGGGCTACCAGGGCACGTATTTCAATGATGCCTGTCGGCACACCACGGGTACCTTACAGAACACCTGGTGAAGGAACCTGGCAGTGGCTTGACATATGGAATGCTTTA TATCGTGAGCGGATTATCTTCATTGGGGACACTATTGATGAAGAATTCAGTAACCAAGTACTAGCAAGCATGCTGTACCTTGACAGTGTTGATGACACAAAGAAGATTCTTCTATACATCAATGGTCCAGGAGGAGAT CTTACACCATGCATGGCGTTATATGATACCATGCTAAGCCTAAAGAGTCCAATTGGTACTCATTGCTTGGGCTTTGCATTCAACTTGGCAGGATTCATTCTTGCAGCTGGTCAAAAG GGTTCGCGTACTGGTATGCCTCTTTGCCGTGTTTCACTTCAGTCACCTGCTGGAGCAGCTCGAGGCCAG GCTGATGATATAGAAAATGAATCAAACGAACTTAATCGGATCAAGAACTATCTTTATGGCAAGCTAGCAGAGCACACGGGTCATTCTGTTGAAAAG GTTCATGAGGACCTATCCAGGTCGAAGCGCTTCGACGCAGAAGGAGCCCTCGAGTACGGGATCATTGACCGTATCGTCAGGCCTTCCCGGATCAAGAAAGAGGGCGGCTCGACCACCGGTCAGAAGAAGGAGCTGCGGAATCTGGGACTCGGCTAA